The region CTTTTGTATTCCCATGCCGTCGGTGTGCTTCTTTAAACAGCAACCTGCAACATAGATTGCATTTCCCCCCCGGCTATCTGATCATAAAACCCTGCAGCATCGATGTCTTTATTATCAACAATCATTTGAGGGGTTCTGGTTTTTTCTAGCCTCTGTCTTACTGCCGGTTCAAGATTATCGACAATATGTAGAGGAATATGTTTTTTATCATTACGCACAGCATAAGGCTCTGGTTGTAAGCACTCCTTTAGACGAAGACTTGCCAGATCCCCTTCCTGAACCAGGAATCCATTGTCCTGGCCTATCAACATATTGAACTGTTCCGGCGCAAGTGGCTTCTGTGGACCAAGCTGTAACGCCTTTTTTAATGCAGCTTCAGATTTATCGGGCTCTTCTGGTGACGTATGAGGCAGGTCAAACTGGCTAAAATCTAACGCGTCCTGAGACAGCAAAGATAAAAGCAACGCAAAGTCACCACGCCTGGCTTCATGAACGCTGTGATTAAGCGCACTACCAAGCTGAGCCTCTTTGCATAAAATACCGTCTATCTGCATGTAAAATCGCCACAATTTAGTGAATATGAAAATTTATCGGCATTTTTTCAATTTTCTTTAGAACATTTCTTTACTTCACTAAAAACTTTGATATTATCAGCGCCCATGTTGAGGAGGGGTTCCCGAGCGGCCAAAGGGATCAGACTGTAAATCTGACGGCACTGCCTTCGCTGGTTCGAATCCAGCCCCCTCCACCACATAACAACTTGTATTCTCTTAGGAGGGGTTCCCGAGCGGCCAAAGGGATCAGACTGTAAATCTGACGGCACTGCCTTCGCTGGTTCGAATCCAGCCCCCTCCACCATCTTACAATTTGTTTTTCTCTCAGGAGGGGTTCCCGAGCGGCCAAAGGGATCAGACTGTAAATCTGACGGCACTGCCTTCGCTGGTTCGAATCCAGCCCCCTCCACCACTTTTCTACTAAGTATTTTTTGAAAATTACTTCATAGATTTTACTACTGTCAAAATAAAACATTCAGGCCAAAACATCTGGTATCGAACGAAAACTCACCTCTTACTTTAGAAGCGCAGTTTGCGTGTCTGAATATTACTGGCAACGGCCTATCTCGATCATTCACTTCGATAAAGTCTTCGCACTATTACTTTTCTATCTGTAACGCCACTGCGTTTTGGCTCAAATAAGCTTTTGCATTTTTGTATTCAGGATAATGATGCGCCACTATTTTCCAAAAAGCTTGATTGTGTGCCATCACATGGAAATGTGCCAATTCATGCACAATAACATAATCAATGACCCACTTAGGAGCGCCAATCAATAGACTATTGAGTGCTAGTGTACCGCTTGATGACAAACTGCCCAACGACGTTTGTATTCCCTGATCTTAAGTTCATCATACTGGCTTCCCATAAGGCTTGAATATTCTGCCAGTACCGGCATCACATAACTAAGTAACACCTGGTTTAAATATCCAAACAGCGCTTTTCGCGCCCCTTCAGAGCCGGGTTTAGCACGAGTTTGAAGACCAATGCATTTCGCATCGTGATCAATGTAAGAGCTGCTTGGTGATAACTCAAACTTATACTGCTCGCCAAATATCTGAATTTTCTTACTAATAAAAGGCGTCTGGATCCGCTGTTGTTGGACGGACATCGCCAACTTTTTATTTTCAACCCAGTGTGACTTGCTTTTTAACCAGGTATCGAGCCAGTGTTGATCGATGCCGTAAGGCGCAAATACTTTCACCCCCTCGGCTGTAACTTTAATCGCAACACTCTGTCTGCGCTTACTGATGCTTAACTGATAATCAAATGACATAGATACAATTTTTTATTAACCCTGAAAAAATACTGCTACCATTACTTATAAGAAGGATTGATCTGGCACACTATGAACAACAAACCTCTTTGCCAATATGAGTCACCCGATGGCCAAAAATGCCAAGAAATAGATATGGGTTCAGGCTATTGCTTTTGGCATGATAGCAAATTTGACAAGAGCGGTCTGGAGTTAACACAAAAGCTGGAACGATATGCTAAACGAGGTGGACTCCTTCAGGGGTTAGAGTTAAAGCGAGCAAATCTCGAAGGCCTCAACCTGGTCAAGTTTGATAACCACGAAGGCTATGACTTGTCATACAGCAACTTTTATCGTGCAAACTTACAAGGTGCTCATTTATTCAATAGTACAATCAAAAATGCTTCTTTGATGAAAGCAGACTTGCGAGACGCCAATCTGCACTGTTGCAAGCTTGAAGATACAAACCTGTTAGGCATGAAACTCGATAAGACACGCATCGATAACCTCTATCTCGGCGACAAGCTTTTGCAGGAAAAGCAAGCCAATGAAGCTCTTAGGCAGCAAGATTTGGATGAAGCAAATGACTTGTTTTTGCAGTCCGAAGAAATCTACCGATTACTGAGAAAAGGCGCTGAGCAGCAAGGTCTGTTTGAGATGGCCGGGAAATATACCTACAACGAGCTGCGCATGCGCCACGCTCAGTATCCCAAGTTTTCCAAACGCCGTTTGGTATCCTCTTTTGTTGATATGTTGTGTGGCTATGGCGAAAAACCCGAAAATGTCATCCGTTTCAGTTTGGGTATGATCATCGCCTGCGCAATCTGTTATTTCTTGTTCGGTATCAATTACAATGATGGGCTTATTCAATTTTCCAGCCAAGCCACCTGGTCGGAAAACCTTAGCACATTGCTTAATTGTATTTATTTTAGTGTGGTCACCTTTACAACACTAGGATATGGCGACATAACGCCTACCGGCATCACACGATTAATCGCAACAGTTGAGGCATTTACCGGCAGCTTTTCGCTGGCCTTGTTCGTTGTCGTATTTGTAAAGCGCATGACCCGCTAATCA is a window of Pseudoalteromonas sp. R3 DNA encoding:
- a CDS encoding ion channel, which gives rise to MNNKPLCQYESPDGQKCQEIDMGSGYCFWHDSKFDKSGLELTQKLERYAKRGGLLQGLELKRANLEGLNLVKFDNHEGYDLSYSNFYRANLQGAHLFNSTIKNASLMKADLRDANLHCCKLEDTNLLGMKLDKTRIDNLYLGDKLLQEKQANEALRQQDLDEANDLFLQSEEIYRLLRKGAEQQGLFEMAGKYTYNELRMRHAQYPKFSKRRLVSSFVDMLCGYGEKPENVIRFSLGMIIACAICYFLFGINYNDGLIQFSSQATWSENLSTLLNCIYFSVVTFTTLGYGDITPTGITRLIATVEAFTGSFSLALFVVVFVKRMTR
- a CDS encoding YgjP-like metallopeptidase domain-containing protein gives rise to the protein MSFDYQLSISKRRQSVAIKVTAEGVKVFAPYGIDQHWLDTWLKSKSHWVENKKLAMSVQQQRIQTPFISKKIQIFGEQYKFELSPSSSYIDHDAKCIGLQTRAKPGSEGARKALFGYLNQVLLSYVMPVLAEYSSLMGSQYDELKIREYKRRWAVCHQAVH
- a CDS encoding VC2046/SO_2500 family protein codes for the protein MQIDGILCKEAQLGSALNHSVHEARRGDFALLLSLLSQDALDFSQFDLPHTSPEEPDKSEAALKKALQLGPQKPLAPEQFNMLIGQDNGFLVQEGDLASLRLKECLQPEPYAVRNDKKHIPLHIVDNLEPAVRQRLEKTRTPQMIVDNKDIDAAGFYDQIAGGEMQSMLQVAV